The Sorangiineae bacterium MSr11367 genome window below encodes:
- a CDS encoding FHA domain-containing protein, giving the protein MVQRRGVTHAVQLRVYNVVDHRSFEHTTDRLPVPIGRDPKVSACILEDDLKVSRMHAQVDLRGDELLVRDAGSANGTYVNGQRLPDRWVSLGPANQERELRIGNWSIRAQRSTPQAVLPGQTSFGADDGSVVGNFSETMGVDSMSAADYMAQAAAVAKGSSTGAQRAAQMAEALNVYFESYEAAARELYTRIATQLESLPPAARAPACHQIQQSFPTLSGNDAFVQLFRHYGVAVDGSGQTPEGVALKAVRYLSQWYLGRPATTPPEIIAFCDKVRQAVDELLLGHVPLLAGLEKFEQQMALSEGEEQFQLPETPAEFSRALFDWNDSTDRASRALRRSFADLMVHQVGMLNGVMRGVKALLVELAPEAIHQSWRDRQSKRSALTRLFGGWRRAPEMLEIYAKRYGDLADEENERFRLIFGREFVEEYKQFAREQGGSETSRAAALHSAPTHQLPAVTGPHPQHGGYPPNATR; this is encoded by the coding sequence GTGGTTCAGCGTCGTGGGGTGACCCACGCCGTACAGCTCCGCGTTTACAACGTGGTGGACCACCGCAGCTTCGAGCACACGACCGATCGCCTTCCCGTGCCGATCGGCCGTGATCCCAAAGTCTCCGCGTGCATTCTCGAGGACGACTTGAAGGTGTCGCGCATGCACGCCCAGGTCGATCTTCGCGGCGACGAGCTTCTCGTTCGCGATGCAGGCAGTGCCAATGGCACTTATGTAAATGGTCAGCGCCTTCCCGATCGGTGGGTTTCGCTCGGGCCGGCCAATCAAGAGCGGGAGCTCCGCATCGGCAATTGGAGCATTCGCGCCCAGCGCAGCACGCCGCAGGCGGTGCTTCCGGGACAGACGTCGTTCGGCGCGGACGATGGGTCGGTCGTGGGCAATTTCAGCGAGACGATGGGCGTCGACTCGATGAGCGCGGCCGACTACATGGCCCAGGCCGCTGCCGTCGCCAAAGGCTCGAGCACGGGCGCGCAGCGCGCGGCGCAGATGGCCGAGGCGCTGAACGTCTATTTCGAGAGCTACGAGGCCGCGGCCCGCGAGCTGTACACGCGCATTGCCACGCAATTGGAGTCCCTGCCGCCGGCGGCGCGCGCACCGGCATGCCATCAGATTCAACAGTCGTTTCCCACGCTCTCGGGCAACGACGCGTTCGTGCAACTGTTTCGTCACTATGGCGTTGCCGTGGATGGATCCGGGCAAACGCCGGAGGGCGTGGCCCTCAAGGCCGTGCGCTACCTTTCCCAGTGGTATCTGGGGCGCCCGGCCACGACACCGCCGGAGATCATCGCATTCTGCGACAAGGTTCGGCAGGCGGTGGACGAGCTGTTGCTCGGGCACGTGCCGCTCTTGGCCGGATTGGAGAAATTCGAACAGCAGATGGCGTTGTCGGAAGGGGAAGAGCAATTCCAGCTTCCGGAGACACCCGCGGAGTTCTCACGCGCGCTGTTCGATTGGAACGACTCGACCGACCGCGCCTCGCGCGCCCTGCGACGGAGCTTCGCCGATTTGATGGTTCATCAAGTGGGCATGCTCAACGGCGTCATGCGCGGCGTGAAGGCGCTGCTCGTGGAGCTCGCGCCCGAGGCGATTCATCAAAGCTGGCGCGACCGTCAATCGAAGCGCTCCGCGCTGACGCGATTGTTCGGAGGCTGGCGCCGCGCGCCCGAAATGCTGGAGATCTATGCCAAGCGCTACGGAGATCTCGCCGACGAAGAGAACGAGCGGTTCCGTCTCATCTTCGGGCGCGAATTCGTCGAGGAGTACAAGCAATTCGCCCGCGAGCAGGGTGGCTCGGAGACATCCCGCGCGGCGGCCCTGCACTCCGCCCCCACCCACCAGCTCCCTGCCGTCACGGGCCCCCACCCGCAGCACGGCGGCTATCCGCCGAACGCAACGCGCTAA
- the tssH gene encoding type VI secretion system ATPase TssH: MLIAEPRALLEKLNSVSRRALEAAAGASVTGRHYEVTVEHFLHALLDVRESDLVVLLDRFQIDPSRTRARLHKSLTELRTGNAGRPGFSPLLLELLQDAWIYATTELHATRLRSGAVLVRLLHAPGRYLPLDVTLFEGLPTDDLRKNLLILAGESAEAIEDAAAEWSGGGGARPSGGAPAPGAGGDTALARFTTNLTERAKKGGIDPVFGREGEVRQVVDILCRRRKNNPIIVGEPGVGKTALVEGLAVRIAEGDVPEFLKDTQVVVLDLGSLQAGAGVKGEFENRLKSVISEVKASPKPIVLFIDEAHTLIGAGGAQGAGDAANLLKPALARGELRTIAATTWAEYKRYFEKDAALERRFQPVKVDEPGIEAAVLMLRGLAQRFEEAHGVVIRDEAVRAAVTLSSRYIAGRQLPDKAVDLLDTSAARVRVLRGAPPAALEDARAELAAVEREIGAFGRDHAAGVVVDEEGRKAAESKRDELRERVATLEARLAEQRALVQRVDELRRDVAKIGNPGAGAAEQEKGKGEAKPSTPSTQTAPETAVEHAAKLEDLRIALGRLRAIPREELVVFADVDETLVATIVADWTGIPVGRMVQDDVAAILSLEDRLRQRVRGQDPALSVIARELRSARSGLKAPGAPLGVFLLVGPSGVGKTETALALADLLFGGERFVVTINMSEFQEKHTVSRLIGSPPGYVGFGEGGMLTEAVRQRPYSVVLLDEVEKADREVMNLFYQVFDKGMLADGEGRVIDFANTVVIMTSNLATDLITHAADPAAGEVPSHDDLISLVKPTLSAHFKPALLARMTVVPYIPIRSEALLGITRMKLGAVAARTREAHGLELEIDDAVIDAVAARCREVESGARNVDHILRGTILPLVSNALLEGIASGKATRKLRLTTDDALSGSAGFVCISEEK; the protein is encoded by the coding sequence ATGCTGATTGCCGAACCGCGGGCCCTTCTCGAAAAGCTCAACTCCGTTTCCCGTCGCGCGCTGGAGGCTGCCGCAGGGGCGAGCGTTACGGGCAGGCACTACGAAGTCACCGTCGAGCACTTTCTGCATGCGCTGCTCGACGTGCGCGAGAGCGACTTGGTCGTGCTGCTCGATCGCTTCCAGATCGATCCGTCGCGCACGCGCGCGCGCCTGCACAAGAGCCTCACGGAGCTGCGCACCGGCAATGCGGGCCGCCCTGGATTCAGCCCGCTGCTCCTCGAGCTGCTGCAAGACGCATGGATCTACGCGACCACCGAGCTTCACGCGACGCGCCTGCGTTCCGGCGCGGTCCTCGTGCGCTTGCTGCACGCGCCCGGCCGTTACCTGCCGCTCGACGTCACGCTGTTCGAGGGGCTGCCGACGGACGATTTGCGCAAAAACCTTTTGATCCTGGCGGGCGAAAGCGCCGAGGCCATCGAAGACGCGGCCGCGGAGTGGTCCGGCGGTGGCGGGGCGAGGCCGTCCGGCGGGGCTCCGGCACCGGGGGCGGGCGGGGACACGGCGCTCGCGCGCTTCACGACGAACCTGACGGAGCGCGCCAAGAAAGGCGGGATCGATCCCGTGTTCGGGCGCGAGGGCGAGGTGCGGCAGGTCGTCGACATCCTGTGCCGCCGCCGAAAGAACAACCCGATCATCGTGGGCGAGCCCGGCGTCGGAAAGACGGCGCTCGTGGAAGGCCTCGCGGTGCGCATCGCCGAGGGCGACGTGCCCGAGTTCCTCAAGGACACGCAGGTCGTGGTCCTCGACTTGGGCTCGCTGCAGGCCGGCGCCGGCGTGAAGGGCGAGTTCGAAAACCGACTCAAGTCGGTCATTTCCGAGGTGAAAGCCTCGCCCAAACCCATCGTGCTCTTCATCGACGAAGCGCACACGTTGATCGGAGCGGGCGGTGCACAGGGCGCGGGCGACGCGGCCAATCTGCTGAAGCCCGCGCTCGCCCGCGGCGAATTGCGAACCATCGCCGCGACCACCTGGGCCGAGTACAAGCGCTACTTCGAGAAGGACGCCGCCCTGGAGCGACGTTTCCAGCCGGTGAAGGTCGACGAACCGGGCATCGAGGCGGCGGTCCTCATGCTCCGCGGCCTCGCGCAGCGCTTCGAGGAAGCCCACGGCGTCGTCATCCGCGATGAGGCCGTGCGCGCGGCGGTCACCTTGTCGAGCCGCTACATCGCCGGGCGCCAGCTGCCCGACAAGGCCGTCGACCTTCTCGATACGAGCGCCGCGCGTGTGCGCGTCTTGCGGGGGGCCCCTCCGGCGGCCCTCGAGGACGCACGGGCCGAGCTGGCCGCCGTCGAGCGCGAGATCGGTGCCTTCGGTCGGGACCATGCGGCCGGGGTCGTCGTCGACGAGGAAGGCCGCAAGGCCGCGGAGAGCAAGCGCGACGAGCTGCGCGAGCGCGTGGCCACCCTGGAAGCGCGGCTCGCGGAGCAACGGGCCCTCGTGCAGCGCGTGGACGAACTTCGTCGCGACGTCGCGAAAATTGGCAACCCCGGGGCCGGAGCGGCCGAACAAGAAAAGGGGAAGGGGGAGGCCAAGCCTTCAACGCCTTCAACGCAAACCGCGCCTGAAACCGCTGTCGAGCACGCCGCCAAATTGGAAGACCTGCGCATTGCCCTGGGCCGTCTTCGTGCCATTCCGCGCGAAGAGCTGGTCGTTTTCGCCGATGTCGATGAGACACTGGTCGCCACCATCGTGGCCGATTGGACGGGCATCCCGGTGGGCCGCATGGTGCAGGACGATGTGGCGGCGATTCTGTCCCTGGAAGATCGCCTGAGGCAGCGCGTTCGCGGGCAAGATCCGGCCCTCTCGGTCATCGCGCGCGAACTTCGCTCCGCCCGTTCGGGCCTCAAAGCCCCGGGCGCACCGCTGGGCGTCTTCCTCTTGGTGGGCCCGAGCGGCGTGGGAAAGACCGAAACGGCCCTGGCCCTTGCCGACCTGTTGTTCGGTGGCGAGCGTTTCGTGGTCACCATCAACATGAGCGAGTTCCAGGAGAAGCACACGGTCTCGCGCCTGATCGGCTCACCCCCGGGGTACGTAGGCTTCGGCGAAGGGGGCATGTTGACCGAGGCCGTGCGCCAGCGCCCCTACTCGGTCGTTCTGCTGGACGAAGTCGAGAAAGCGGATCGCGAGGTGATGAACCTCTTCTATCAAGTCTTCGACAAGGGCATGCTGGCCGACGGTGAGGGGCGCGTGATCGACTTCGCCAACACGGTCGTGATCATGACGTCGAACCTCGCCACGGATCTCATCACGCACGCTGCCGATCCTGCGGCGGGTGAGGTGCCCAGCCACGACGACTTGATTTCCCTGGTCAAGCCCACGTTGAGCGCGCACTTCAAGCCCGCGCTCCTCGCGCGCATGACGGTGGTTCCGTACATCCCCATCCGCTCCGAGGCGCTTCTGGGCATCACCCGCATGAAGCTCGGCGCGGTGGCCGCACGCACGCGGGAAGCGCACGGCCTCGAGCTCGAGATCGACGATGCCGTGATCGACGCCGTTGCCGCCCGTTGCCGCGAGGTGGAAAGCGGCGCGCGCAACGTGGATCACATTCTTCGCGGGACGATCCTCCCGCTCGTCTCCAACGCTTTGCTCGAGGGTATCGCGAGCGGCAAGGCGACGCGAAAGCTTCGCCTGACGACGGACGACGCTCTTTCAGGTTCTGCGGGTTTTGTCTGTATTTCGGAGGAAAAATGA
- a CDS encoding transglycosylase SLT domain-containing protein, whose protein sequence is MRKPAFYALVGVIGALPLVGAGIALTRPSVRAALRGFVSPVAMDAGTLARPDGGGGGLTTLPSIGAAAGAESIELRAVVQGISPDGGAPIPPKAQPPRKASLFEGAAPGDSKKLPKGLKRSDLTSRDDVNVDNAMASLVQNDGTRRTLTDRVQRTGRYRDDITRILRAWKVPESLLVLAVTDGGFSPTEATGDAVGIWKLTPDVATAYGLALLEKYDERRSVAISTEATAHYLADLRERFGSWELALYAYGIGYRTAVSDIAAHSVTDFWTSFDVLTPDGKDYVIQVLATAQVLGNLPRFGLDRMKLDDPIRTSDLEVPGGAPLSVVARAANTSLDRIRELNPEYLSDTVPSTKFAMVVHLPTEGLARAKEVLMPLLYSTNSGVEGRAGSAFDWGKRNLPNVDAGSTETTAAARPINDGVAVGSGSERRVLYRAREGDTLEGLARAYGVSPVTIVTDNALDPAAPLKAGALLTIRAPEDAGAPDPTPAAPSKSTKKKK, encoded by the coding sequence ATGCGTAAGCCTGCGTTTTATGCGCTCGTTGGGGTCATTGGAGCGCTGCCGCTCGTGGGGGCGGGCATCGCGCTGACACGTCCGAGCGTCCGCGCCGCACTGCGCGGTTTCGTCAGCCCCGTGGCCATGGACGCCGGGACACTTGCCCGGCCCGACGGTGGTGGCGGCGGCCTTACGACTCTGCCGTCGATTGGCGCCGCAGCGGGGGCGGAATCGATTGAGCTGCGCGCCGTCGTGCAAGGCATTTCGCCCGACGGCGGCGCTCCCATTCCGCCCAAGGCGCAACCACCGCGAAAGGCTTCGCTCTTCGAGGGCGCCGCGCCGGGCGACTCGAAAAAGCTTCCCAAGGGCCTCAAACGCAGCGACCTCACCTCGCGCGACGACGTGAACGTCGACAATGCGATGGCCTCCCTCGTTCAAAACGACGGAACGCGCCGCACGCTCACCGATCGCGTCCAACGCACAGGGCGCTATCGCGACGACATCACGCGAATCCTTCGCGCGTGGAAGGTCCCCGAATCGCTCTTGGTCCTCGCGGTGACCGATGGCGGCTTTTCTCCGACCGAGGCCACGGGCGACGCCGTGGGCATCTGGAAGCTGACCCCCGACGTCGCGACGGCGTACGGCCTGGCCCTTCTCGAGAAGTACGATGAGCGCCGCAGTGTCGCGATTTCCACCGAGGCGACTGCCCACTATCTGGCCGATTTGCGCGAGCGATTTGGCAGCTGGGAGCTCGCGCTCTATGCATACGGAATCGGATATCGCACGGCCGTATCCGACATAGCGGCGCACTCCGTGACGGACTTCTGGACGTCCTTCGACGTTCTCACGCCCGACGGGAAGGATTACGTGATTCAGGTGCTGGCCACCGCGCAAGTGCTGGGAAATCTGCCGCGTTTCGGACTCGATCGCATGAAGCTCGACGACCCGATTCGCACCAGTGATCTCGAGGTTCCCGGTGGCGCGCCTTTGTCGGTGGTGGCGCGTGCTGCCAATACGAGCCTCGATCGGATTCGCGAGCTGAATCCGGAATATCTGTCGGACACCGTGCCATCGACCAAGTTCGCCATGGTCGTGCATTTGCCAACGGAAGGACTCGCTCGCGCCAAAGAAGTGTTGATGCCGCTTCTCTATTCGACGAACTCCGGCGTGGAAGGGCGCGCGGGCTCGGCCTTCGACTGGGGCAAGCGCAACTTGCCCAACGTCGACGCTGGCTCAACCGAAACTACCGCCGCCGCCCGCCCCATCAACGATGGCGTGGCCGTGGGTTCCGGTTCCGAGCGACGCGTCCTTTACCGCGCGCGAGAAGGCGATACGCTCGAGGGTCTCGCACGCGCCTACGGCGTCTCACCGGTGACGATCGTCACCGACAACGCGCTCGACCCTGCGGCCCCGTTGAAGGCAGGGGCACTTTTGACCATTCGCGCTCCGGAGGATGCCGGCGCGCCGGATCCGACCCCCGCCGCTCCCTCCAAATCGACGAAGAAGAAGAAGTAA
- the tssJ gene encoding type VI secretion system lipoprotein TssJ, protein MMLRGLVRVGTVVAVAGCMAFLGCGGGQAAAPPAAAPAKCEPQHVTVSVLASQSINTTDEGQARPVVIRVYQLKGDTRLYNASFEQIWHQDKETLAEDLVKMNEVQAYPATRADLKFDRAEGVEYVAAVALFHNPRGKAWYTAFDLPPQPDPGKCGTCEDEDCTDRPVQNAELAFWIDGSKVDDGTDHVDDFPSTGPMKKRKK, encoded by the coding sequence ATGATGCTGCGAGGGCTCGTGCGGGTTGGAACGGTGGTTGCGGTCGCGGGATGCATGGCCTTTCTGGGATGCGGTGGAGGCCAAGCTGCGGCCCCGCCGGCCGCGGCCCCCGCAAAGTGCGAGCCTCAGCACGTCACCGTGTCGGTGCTTGCCTCTCAGAGCATCAACACGACGGACGAAGGCCAAGCGCGCCCCGTCGTCATCCGCGTCTACCAGCTCAAAGGCGACACGCGTTTGTACAACGCGAGCTTCGAGCAGATTTGGCATCAAGACAAAGAGACGTTGGCCGAAGATCTCGTCAAGATGAACGAGGTCCAGGCCTACCCCGCGACCCGCGCGGATCTGAAGTTCGACCGCGCCGAGGGCGTCGAATACGTGGCCGCCGTCGCCCTGTTCCACAATCCTCGGGGCAAGGCTTGGTACACCGCATTCGACCTGCCGCCCCAGCCCGATCCGGGCAAGTGCGGCACGTGCGAAGACGAAGACTGCACGGATCGCCCGGTACAAAACGCAGAACTCGCGTTCTGGATCGACGGGAGCAAAGTCGACGACGGTACGGACCACGTCGATGACTTCCCGTCGACAGGACCGATGAAGAAGAGGAAGAAGTGA
- the tssM gene encoding type VI secretion system membrane subunit TssM, giving the protein MILWISIALSAAAILAIWLIGWFFAISLVIKLVLTAAVLLIGALVAGLILYLRYTAARDLEQSMLQQGQAQIASTRPDRREAVMELQGKMQQAIMALKKSKLGSRSGASALYALPWYIIVGPPGAGKTTAIKHSGLVFPMDSAQSAYRGVGGTRNCDWWFTNDAILLDTAGRYATETNDQDEWLTFLDLLKKHRPSRPINGLIVAISLADLAVSHDQGIDDVARRIRARVDEIATRIQMMVPIYVVLTKCDLVQGFVEFWDDLRKSERGQIWGMSFALNTTDDPRGAFEREFAGLVKTLHARAIRSFRRERRVEMRQKIAEFPLEFAPLRHHVGLFLQALFQKNRFQETPILRGVYFTSGTQMGTPTARVVASMAQAFGMRGQNAAALRPQQTEAKSFFLTDVFQKVMFRDQSVAGRTEADRQRRFLTRGAFALAGVLLGACLVLPAFFTFLRNRELVSSTQDIAARVQSVKWGEGTSLKDGAPQLDAAQVRLKELDGWEQGSPPLNLRWGMYTGDDLDEGLRDLYGAVLARVAVARAHTELESRLRAMDSGPVRTNENFSKDYDTLKLYLMMGEPEHMDAEWAAPRLVHEWALTAHTRVANEEDLLLPHVAYYFELIKRKAIKPWTIDASVVSKSRSILAQVPQVERLYESLVRDANVEIAPIRRETVFYGSVAPFIQSKRGAKVDGAYTKNGWLRVRDLLGVQRAKLAAEKWVLQEGDAGAEDQAIGKLRELYFERYKNAWRDFLADLQVQDPGNSDLALDEMSALSEPEWPYLRLMRVMREHIMLDMSEPEAGADGGILDKIKEVAGKKAAEKADEKAKQVVDGGLGLGGGAKKPGVGASPVEVAFRPMLRFGLPPGEVPEGSLPPPTGLTQYQSLLAGLVAALTDLRDNEQQADPRAATAKFQDATRQTTQLLTEQDGFTRPLLSPLLLNPIQLAANVVVGGSGQIAGGNWETEVWQPKWQPKLQGRYPFSSSGPDAPLADFVEFFRPGDGALWGFYDATLKSMIDHSGNKFSASRRLRSAVPFEGEFLSNCLGRGWDITETVFPKSTDAKVEPAVVFDVNLHSVSEKVAEVYFEVEGVNRTYRNEPERWLTVTWPGKGAHGAKLRVKGEGLNEEIGRQGDFGLFHLLDAAEIKQGTVGDKAVLIATFDIKGTKPPAQVKLDIKPAREQNPLQGGFFRSYQCPRRIVGR; this is encoded by the coding sequence ATGATTCTCTGGATTTCCATTGCGCTGAGCGCCGCCGCCATCCTTGCCATTTGGCTCATCGGATGGTTCTTCGCCATTTCGCTGGTCATCAAGCTCGTTCTCACGGCCGCCGTCCTCCTCATCGGTGCACTCGTGGCGGGGCTTATTCTCTATTTGCGTTACACCGCCGCGCGGGATCTCGAGCAGTCGATGCTCCAGCAGGGGCAGGCGCAAATCGCCAGCACCCGACCCGATCGGCGCGAGGCGGTGATGGAGCTGCAGGGAAAAATGCAGCAGGCCATCATGGCCCTCAAGAAGAGCAAGCTCGGTTCGCGCAGCGGCGCTTCGGCGCTCTACGCGCTTCCCTGGTACATCATCGTCGGCCCGCCGGGCGCGGGTAAGACCACGGCCATCAAGCACTCGGGACTCGTATTCCCGATGGATAGTGCGCAATCGGCGTACCGGGGCGTTGGTGGAACGCGCAATTGCGACTGGTGGTTCACCAACGACGCCATCCTGCTCGATACCGCGGGTCGATATGCCACGGAGACCAACGACCAGGACGAGTGGCTCACCTTCCTCGATTTGCTGAAGAAGCACCGTCCGAGCCGGCCCATCAACGGGTTGATCGTCGCCATCAGCCTGGCCGATCTCGCCGTGTCGCACGACCAGGGCATCGACGACGTTGCGCGCCGCATCCGCGCCCGCGTCGACGAGATTGCGACCCGCATCCAGATGATGGTCCCCATCTACGTCGTGCTCACCAAGTGCGATCTCGTGCAGGGCTTCGTCGAGTTTTGGGACGACCTGCGCAAGAGCGAGCGCGGGCAGATCTGGGGAATGAGCTTCGCGCTCAACACGACGGACGACCCGCGTGGAGCCTTCGAGCGCGAATTCGCCGGTCTGGTGAAGACGCTGCACGCACGGGCGATCCGCAGCTTCCGCCGCGAGCGGCGCGTGGAGATGCGCCAGAAGATCGCGGAGTTTCCGCTGGAGTTCGCACCGCTTCGCCATCACGTCGGCCTGTTCCTGCAGGCGCTCTTCCAGAAGAACCGCTTCCAGGAGACGCCCATTCTGCGCGGCGTCTACTTTACGAGCGGCACCCAGATGGGTACGCCCACCGCGCGCGTGGTCGCGTCGATGGCGCAAGCCTTCGGCATGCGGGGCCAAAACGCCGCCGCCTTGCGCCCGCAACAGACGGAGGCCAAGAGCTTCTTTCTGACCGACGTTTTCCAGAAGGTCATGTTCCGCGATCAGAGCGTCGCGGGCCGCACGGAGGCCGATCGCCAGCGTCGATTCTTGACCCGCGGCGCATTCGCCCTGGCGGGCGTGCTCCTCGGCGCATGCTTGGTGCTGCCCGCGTTCTTCACCTTCCTGCGCAACCGCGAGCTGGTCAGCTCCACGCAGGACATCGCGGCCCGCGTGCAATCGGTGAAGTGGGGCGAGGGAACGAGCCTGAAAGACGGCGCCCCGCAACTCGATGCGGCACAAGTCCGCCTCAAGGAGCTCGACGGCTGGGAGCAAGGTTCTCCACCGCTGAACCTACGCTGGGGCATGTACACCGGCGACGATCTCGACGAAGGTCTGCGCGATCTCTATGGCGCGGTGCTCGCCCGGGTGGCCGTGGCACGCGCGCACACCGAGCTGGAGTCGCGGCTTCGCGCGATGGACAGCGGGCCGGTGCGCACGAACGAGAACTTCAGCAAAGATTATGACACGCTCAAGTTGTACCTGATGATGGGTGAGCCCGAGCACATGGATGCCGAGTGGGCGGCCCCGCGTCTCGTGCACGAGTGGGCGCTCACCGCGCACACCCGCGTGGCGAACGAGGAAGATTTGCTGCTTCCCCACGTGGCCTACTACTTCGAGCTCATCAAGCGGAAGGCCATCAAGCCGTGGACCATCGATGCGTCGGTGGTGTCGAAGTCGCGGTCCATTCTTGCGCAGGTGCCGCAGGTGGAGCGCCTCTACGAATCGCTGGTGCGCGATGCGAACGTGGAGATCGCGCCCATCCGGCGCGAGACTGTCTTCTACGGTAGCGTGGCGCCGTTCATTCAGTCGAAGCGCGGCGCCAAGGTCGACGGCGCCTACACGAAGAACGGGTGGCTTCGCGTGCGCGACCTTCTGGGCGTGCAGCGCGCGAAGCTCGCGGCGGAAAAGTGGGTGCTCCAAGAAGGCGACGCGGGGGCCGAGGATCAGGCCATCGGCAAGCTGCGCGAGCTCTACTTCGAGCGCTACAAGAACGCCTGGCGCGACTTCCTGGCGGACCTTCAGGTTCAAGATCCGGGCAACTCCGATCTGGCCCTCGACGAGATGAGCGCCCTCAGCGAACCCGAATGGCCGTACCTGCGCCTGATGCGCGTCATGCGCGAGCACATCATGCTCGACATGTCCGAGCCCGAAGCGGGCGCCGACGGCGGCATCCTCGACAAGATCAAGGAAGTGGCCGGAAAGAAGGCCGCAGAGAAGGCCGACGAGAAGGCCAAGCAGGTCGTCGACGGTGGCCTCGGGCTGGGCGGCGGGGCGAAGAAGCCCGGCGTCGGAGCTTCGCCGGTCGAAGTCGCGTTCCGGCCGATGCTGCGCTTCGGTCTTCCCCCTGGCGAGGTGCCCGAAGGGTCGCTTCCCCCGCCCACGGGCCTCACGCAGTACCAATCGCTGCTCGCCGGGTTGGTGGCGGCGCTCACGGATCTGCGCGACAACGAGCAGCAGGCGGATCCGCGCGCCGCGACGGCGAAGTTCCAGGACGCCACGCGGCAGACCACGCAGCTTCTCACGGAGCAGGATGGCTTCACGCGTCCCTTGCTCTCACCGCTGCTTCTCAACCCGATCCAACTGGCGGCCAACGTCGTCGTCGGCGGCTCGGGCCAAATCGCTGGAGGCAATTGGGAGACGGAGGTCTGGCAGCCGAAGTGGCAGCCCAAGTTGCAGGGTCGCTACCCGTTCTCGAGCTCCGGTCCCGACGCTCCGCTGGCCGACTTCGTCGAATTCTTCCGGCCCGGTGATGGCGCGTTGTGGGGCTTCTACGACGCGACGTTGAAGTCGATGATCGATCACAGCGGCAACAAGTTCTCCGCCTCGCGCCGGCTCCGCTCTGCGGTTCCGTTCGAGGGCGAGTTCCTGAGCAATTGCCTTGGCCGCGGATGGGACATCACCGAAACGGTGTTTCCGAAGAGCACCGACGCGAAGGTCGAACCGGCCGTCGTGTTCGACGTGAACCTGCACTCGGTCAGCGAGAAGGTGGCGGAGGTCTACTTCGAGGTGGAAGGGGTCAACCGCACCTACCGCAACGAGCCCGAGCGCTGGCTCACCGTCACCTGGCCCGGGAAAGGCGCCCACGGCGCGAAGCTTCGGGTCAAGGGCGAGGGGCTCAACGAGGAGATCGGGCGGCAGGGCGATTTCGGCCTGTTCCACCTGCTCGACGCCGCGGAGATCAAACAAGGTACGGTTGGCGACAAGGCCGTACTGATCGCGACGTTCGACATCAAGGGCACCAAGCCACCGGCACAGGTGAAGCTCGATATCAAGCCGGCACGCGAACAAAATCCGCTGCAAGGTGGCTTCTTCCGCAGCTACCAATGTCCGCGTAGAATCGTCGGCCGATAA
- the icmH gene encoding type IVB secretion system protein IcmH/DotU: MYWACADLLAFAPQLAQGEHLPAPEALRNTCRGMFNEMGRRAHESNIPPEDVRDGQYAIVALLDEQILRGQWPGRAEWNANSLQFTYFQENTAGEGFFRRLDALRNEPHRAHVLQIYFLCLAMGFQGRYQMAGGEGLAQVIEQTAAVLDRFVPSSDIISPHGEPPDLGRNLFTRDMPLIRIGIGIVALAIVAFIGLKVIIGLSASSATKQMKSYATSTK, translated from the coding sequence ATGTACTGGGCGTGCGCCGACTTGTTGGCCTTCGCTCCGCAACTCGCCCAGGGCGAGCATCTGCCTGCGCCCGAGGCGCTGCGCAACACGTGCCGTGGCATGTTCAACGAAATGGGCCGCCGCGCCCATGAATCGAACATTCCGCCGGAGGACGTGCGCGATGGGCAATATGCCATCGTGGCGCTCTTGGACGAGCAGATCCTCCGCGGCCAGTGGCCGGGCCGCGCGGAGTGGAATGCCAATTCGTTGCAGTTTACCTATTTTCAAGAGAACACCGCCGGCGAGGGCTTTTTCCGCCGCCTGGATGCTCTCCGCAACGAGCCCCACCGCGCGCACGTTCTGCAGATCTACTTCCTCTGCCTCGCGATGGGCTTTCAGGGCCGGTATCAAATGGCGGGCGGCGAAGGCCTGGCCCAGGTCATCGAGCAGACGGCGGCCGTTCTCGATCGCTTCGTGCCCTCGAGTGACATCATCAGCCCGCACGGCGAGCCGCCCGATTTGGGCCGCAACCTCTTCACCCGCGACATGCCGCTCATTCGCATCGGCATCGGCATCGTGGCCCTCGCGATCGTCGCCTTCATTGGTCTCAAAGTCATCATCGGGCTCAGCGCGTCGAGCGCCACGAAGCAGATGAAGTCCTACGCCACGAGCACGAAATGA